One genomic segment of Bacteroides caccae includes these proteins:
- a CDS encoding glycosyltransferase, whose amino-acid sequence MQKVAVTLPVYKNDKVPYIHLSFDSILNQTYKNIHLYVGVDGPVGEDLEKCLKEYEQNDKVTVCWFPENRGLAIVLNDLLDVCFKADYNIIARMDADDISMLERIEKQVAYLESHQDIDVVGGAIEEIDENSESREKTITYPETHDGCYKFFARRNPHAHPAVTFRKRFFEKAECKYRPEYRQNQDTMLWVDGMKAGTRHANLKDVVLQFRFTDSLFKKRRNGWAFAKKQFNDRLMINKTLGYGMGANVFGFLMFCMLVSPPWVKKIAYKVFR is encoded by the coding sequence ATGCAGAAAGTTGCAGTAACATTACCAGTATACAAAAATGATAAGGTTCCTTATATTCATCTTTCGTTTGATAGTATACTGAATCAAACATATAAGAATATCCATCTCTATGTTGGAGTGGATGGCCCTGTTGGTGAGGATCTTGAGAAGTGCCTCAAGGAATATGAGCAGAATGATAAGGTAACGGTATGTTGGTTCCCTGAAAATAGAGGATTGGCAATCGTATTGAATGATCTGCTGGATGTTTGCTTCAAGGCTGATTATAATATAATCGCCCGTATGGATGCGGATGATATATCAATGCTAGAAAGAATAGAGAAGCAGGTGGCTTATCTTGAATCACATCAGGATATTGATGTGGTGGGTGGAGCCATTGAGGAGATAGATGAAAATAGCGAAAGCAGAGAAAAGACGATTACATATCCAGAGACTCATGATGGGTGTTATAAGTTTTTTGCTCGAAGAAATCCTCATGCTCATCCTGCAGTTACTTTTAGAAAGAGATTTTTTGAAAAGGCTGAATGTAAATATCGTCCTGAATACCGACAAAACCAGGATACGATGTTGTGGGTGGATGGCATGAAGGCAGGTACGCGACATGCTAACCTAAAGGATGTTGTATTACAATTCCGCTTCACCGATTCGTTATTCAAGAAAAGACGTAATGGTTGGGCTTTTGCTAAAAAACAGTTTAACGATCGTTTGATGATCAATAAAACTTTGGGATATGGAATGGGTGCCAATGTATTTGGTTTCTTGATGTTCTGTATGCTTGTAAGTCCACCTTGGGTAAAGAAAATTGCTTATAAGGTATTCAGATAA
- a CDS encoding nucleotidyltransferase family protein has protein sequence MNIPLSYNLLFQLVQAWDKEINTEPLSSYYPIAEDRSFGDIDIFSFGDHDKVNTFIRKKGIEIEYDDKHDVFKYDGITIEHHKSFFRINFQVSSHP, from the coding sequence ATGAATATCCCGTTGTCATATAATCTTCTATTTCAACTTGTTCAAGCTTGGGATAAAGAGATTAATACAGAGCCTTTGTCTTCTTATTATCCAATTGCTGAGGATAGAAGTTTCGGGGATATAGATATATTTAGTTTCGGGGATCATGATAAGGTAAATACTTTCATTAGAAAGAAGGGGATTGAGATAGAATATGATGATAAACATGATGTTTTTAAATATGATGGAATTACAATCGAGCATCATAAATCTTTTTTTAGGATTAATTTTCAAGTCAGCTCGCATCCTTGA
- a CDS encoding sugar transferase gives MIIKYMFDRVVALIGLLFLWPVLLVVAIMVKVKMPGGPAFFVQKRVGKGGKLFDCHKFRSMTVKHNGSAVSVAGDSRITPFGATLRHYKLDELPGLWDVLIGNMSFVGPRPDVPGYADKLEGGDRDVLKLRPGITGPATLKYRLEDEMISDYVAKKQAEGDEREAQEIAIEYNDNVLYKDKVRLNCYYYHHYSFIKDIQMILCTVLGKNMMYAGEKI, from the coding sequence ATGATTATTAAATATATGTTTGACCGTGTGGTCGCATTGATAGGATTACTCTTTCTTTGGCCAGTATTGCTGGTTGTGGCAATTATGGTGAAAGTAAAGATGCCAGGTGGACCTGCATTCTTTGTGCAGAAACGAGTGGGTAAAGGTGGTAAATTGTTTGATTGTCATAAGTTTAGGAGTATGACCGTTAAACATAATGGTTCTGCTGTATCTGTTGCAGGTGACAGTCGTATCACTCCTTTTGGCGCAACTCTTCGCCACTATAAGCTTGATGAGCTGCCTGGTCTTTGGGATGTACTTATCGGAAACATGAGTTTCGTTGGCCCTCGTCCAGACGTACCTGGATATGCTGATAAGTTAGAAGGTGGTGATCGAGATGTGTTGAAACTCCGTCCAGGGATTACTGGTCCTGCTACTTTGAAGTATCGTCTTGAGGATGAGATGATCTCGGATTATGTAGCCAAGAAGCAAGCAGAGGGTGATGAGCGAGAAGCTCAGGAAATTGCTATTGAATACAATGATAATGTACTGTATAAGGACAAAGTTCGTTTGAACTGCTATTATTATCATCATTATTCATTCATCAAAGACATACAGATGATCCTTTGTACAGTATTGGGAAAGAACATGATGTATGCGGGCGAGAAGATTTAA
- a CDS encoding DegT/DnrJ/EryC1/StrS family aminotransferase has translation MSEERKTIYLCLAHMSEEGWEQKYVQEAFDTNWVVPMGPNVNAFEKDLCKFVTSNAESSVYADSRWPEATPSAWHLNPELKDTTVVCLSAGTAAVHLALIAAGVKAGDEVCVQSFTFCASSHPITYLGAKPVFIGSEKDTWNMDPELLEKAILDRKEKTGKYPKAIIPVALYGMPYQIDRIIEIANKYDIPVIEDAAEGMGSRFNGQILGTFGKFGVLSFNGNKMITTSGGGALICRNAEDANTIMWYATQARDAYPYYQHTAIGFNYRMSNVCAGIGRGQMTVLDQHIAHHKHVQALYEDLMKDIPGIRINKQPNDPKYDSNYWLCTMVLDPEVKVVGQENAYKEVIKTAVGGAAGVIHAVESPTTDCQPNDNVEAMRVFMLSKKVECRPVWKPMHKQPAYADAPVYTNGVEEDLFKVGMCLPAGPYVSDDDVRYIVDCIKEAIVNISY, from the coding sequence ATGTCTGAAGAAAGAAAGACCATTTACCTTTGTCTGGCACATATGTCAGAAGAAGGTTGGGAACAAAAGTATGTACAGGAAGCATTTGATACCAATTGGGTTGTTCCAATGGGCCCTAATGTGAATGCATTTGAGAAGGACTTGTGCAAGTTCGTTACTAGCAATGCAGAGAGTTCTGTTTATGCAGATTCTCGTTGGCCTGAGGCTACTCCTTCCGCATGGCATTTGAATCCAGAATTAAAGGATACAACAGTAGTATGTCTTAGTGCAGGTACAGCTGCAGTACACCTTGCGCTTATTGCTGCAGGAGTAAAGGCTGGAGATGAAGTATGTGTACAGAGCTTTACTTTCTGTGCTTCTTCTCACCCGATTACATATCTTGGTGCTAAACCAGTATTCATTGGATCTGAGAAGGATACATGGAATATGGATCCTGAATTACTTGAGAAGGCTATTCTCGATCGCAAGGAGAAGACGGGTAAATATCCAAAGGCAATCATCCCAGTAGCGCTCTATGGTATGCCATATCAGATTGATCGCATTATAGAGATTGCAAATAAGTATGATATTCCTGTTATCGAAGATGCTGCTGAGGGTATGGGATCTCGTTTCAACGGTCAGATCCTTGGTACTTTCGGTAAGTTTGGTGTACTCTCATTCAATGGTAACAAGATGATTACTACTTCAGGTGGTGGTGCTTTGATTTGTCGTAATGCTGAGGATGCAAACACAATCATGTGGTACGCTACTCAGGCTCGTGATGCATATCCTTACTATCAGCATACAGCTATCGGTTTCAATTATCGTATGTCAAATGTATGCGCGGGTATTGGTCGTGGTCAAATGACGGTACTCGATCAGCACATTGCTCACCATAAGCACGTTCAGGCTCTGTATGAGGATTTGATGAAGGACATTCCTGGTATTCGCATCAATAAGCAACCAAATGATCCAAAGTATGATTCTAACTACTGGCTTTGTACCATGGTGCTTGATCCGGAGGTGAAGGTCGTAGGCCAGGAGAATGCTTACAAGGAGGTCATCAAGACTGCTGTTGGTGGTGCTGCAGGTGTTATTCATGCTGTTGAGTCTCCTACTACCGATTGTCAGCCAAATGATAATGTGGAGGCTATGCGTGTGTTCATGCTCAGCAAGAAGGTTGAGTGTCGTCCAGTTTGGAAGCCAATGCATAAACAGCCTGCATATGCTGATGCACCTGTCTACACAAATGGAGTCGAGGAAGATCTCTTCAAGGTAGGTATGTGTCTCCCTGCCGGTCCTTATGTATCAGATGATGATGTTCGCTATATCGTTGACTGTATTAAAGAGGCAATCGTGAATATATCCTATTAG
- a CDS encoding HU family DNA-binding protein — MSVIYKVITRPTDPRVPNSPKRFYPHLITLGQSVSLKYLAEKMRDRSSLSVGDIKSVIQNFVDKMKEQLLEGKSVNIEGLGVFMLAARSKGADLAKDITAKSVESVRIFFQANKELRITKSATREDEKLDLISLDEYLKKNSVVVSPEDPENPGEGGGEGGGGVTPDPSV; from the coding sequence ATGAGTGTAATTTACAAAGTCATTACGCGGCCAACGGATCCGCGTGTTCCCAATTCTCCTAAGAGATTTTATCCGCATCTGATTACCTTGGGACAGTCTGTCAGTTTGAAATATCTTGCAGAGAAAATGAGGGATCGTTCTTCGCTTTCTGTCGGTGATATCAAGAGTGTGATTCAGAACTTCGTGGATAAGATGAAGGAACAGTTGCTGGAAGGTAAGTCGGTGAATATCGAAGGCCTGGGTGTATTTATGTTGGCTGCCCGTTCGAAAGGTGCAGATCTGGCAAAGGATATTACAGCCAAGAGTGTGGAGAGTGTCCGTATTTTCTTTCAGGCAAATAAAGAGTTGCGTATCACAAAATCTGCGACCCGTGAAGATGAAAAGCTGGACCTGATCAGTCTGGATGAATATCTGAAGAAGAACAGCGTGGTCGTATCTCCCGAAGACCCGGAAAATCCGGGTGAAGGTGGTGGAGAAGGAGGAGGTGGAGTAACACCTGATCCGTCTGTTTAA
- a CDS encoding smalltalk protein has translation MKKTWSMILKVIIAVAGAIAGVIGVQAATM, from the coding sequence ATGAAAAAAACTTGGAGCATGATTTTGAAAGTGATTATTGCTGTTGCCGGTGCAATTGCCGGAGTGATCGGTGTACAGGCGGCAACAATGTAA
- a CDS encoding transglycosylase domain-containing protein, with product MIRKIIKALWILLAVVVLAIVVIFVSISKGWIGYMPPVEELENPNYKFATEIFSEDGKVLGTWSYSKENRVYTAYKDLSPNIINALIATEDVRFVEHSGIDAKALFRAFVKRGLMFQKNAGGGSTLSQQLAKQLFTENVARNTLQRLFQKPIEWVIAVKLERYYTKEEILSMYLNKFDFLNNAVGIKTAAHTYFGCEPKELKVEQAATLVGMCKNPSLYNPVRFNERSRGRRNVVLEQMRKAGYITEAECDSLKALPLKLTYNRVDHKEGMATYFREYLRGVMTAPKPVKSTYRGWQMQKYYEDSLAWETNPLYGWCAKNKKKDGTNYNVYTDGLKIYTTLNSHMQQYAEEAVEEHLSFLQPLFFKEKVGSKNAPYARSISAKLVEELLTKAMKQTDRYRLMNEAGASEQEIRKAFDTPQEMTVFSWTGAKDTIMTPMDSIRYYKSFLRTGFMSMDPLNGHVKAYVGGPNYVYFQYDMAMVGRRQVGSTIKPYLYTLAMENNFSPCDQVRHVEQTLITETGEPWSPRNANKKRYGEMVTLKWGLANSDNWISAYLMGKLNPYELVRLIHSFGVRNKAIDPVVSLCLGPCEISVGEMVSAYTAFANKGIRVAPLFVTRIEDNEGNVISTFAPQMEEVISVSSVYKMLVMLRAVINEGTGARVRRYGITADMGGKTGTTNDNSDSWFMGFTPSLVSGCWVGGDERDIHFGSMTYGQGAAAALPIWAKYMKKVYDDPTLGYDQQEKFKLPEGFDPCAGSEASDGEVFEETGLDDLFN from the coding sequence ATGATTCGAAAAATAATAAAAGCTCTTTGGATTTTATTGGCAGTCGTGGTATTGGCTATCGTTGTTATCTTTGTTTCTATTTCAAAAGGTTGGATAGGTTATATGCCCCCTGTAGAGGAACTGGAAAATCCAAATTATAAATTTGCAACGGAAATTTTCTCTGAAGACGGAAAGGTGCTCGGAACCTGGTCGTACAGCAAAGAAAATCGTGTATATACGGCCTACAAGGATTTGTCGCCTAATATTATCAATGCTTTAATCGCTACGGAAGATGTGCGCTTTGTAGAGCATTCCGGAATTGACGCCAAAGCGTTGTTTCGTGCATTTGTGAAACGAGGTCTGATGTTTCAAAAAAATGCGGGTGGGGGTAGTACCTTGTCTCAACAGCTTGCAAAACAGCTGTTTACTGAGAATGTGGCACGTAATACTCTTCAACGCCTTTTCCAAAAGCCGATTGAATGGGTGATTGCCGTGAAACTGGAACGTTATTATACTAAAGAGGAAATCCTAAGTATGTATCTGAATAAGTTCGACTTCTTGAATAATGCTGTGGGGATTAAAACTGCTGCACACACGTATTTCGGATGTGAACCGAAGGAACTGAAAGTTGAACAGGCTGCTACTTTGGTAGGTATGTGTAAGAATCCGTCACTCTATAACCCTGTTCGCTTTAATGAGCGTTCTCGTGGTCGCCGGAATGTGGTGCTTGAGCAAATGCGCAAGGCTGGTTATATCACTGAGGCAGAATGCGATTCCCTGAAAGCTCTCCCGTTGAAATTGACTTATAATCGTGTTGACCACAAGGAAGGAATGGCAACTTATTTCCGTGAATATCTTCGTGGAGTAATGACGGCACCGAAACCTGTCAAAAGTACCTATCGGGGCTGGCAGATGCAAAAATACTACGAGGATTCTCTTGCTTGGGAAACAAATCCGCTATACGGTTGGTGTGCAAAGAATAAAAAGAAGGACGGGACAAATTATAATGTCTACACTGACGGACTGAAAATCTACACAACTCTTAACTCGCACATGCAACAATATGCAGAAGAAGCGGTAGAAGAACATCTGAGCTTCTTGCAACCATTATTCTTTAAAGAAAAAGTGGGAAGTAAGAATGCTCCGTATGCGAGGTCTATATCGGCAAAACTTGTAGAGGAATTGCTGACAAAAGCAATGAAGCAAACTGACCGTTATCGTTTGATGAATGAAGCGGGAGCGTCTGAGCAGGAAATCAGAAAGGCTTTTGATACACCGCAAGAAATGACTGTGTTTTCTTGGACGGGAGCTAAGGATACGATTATGACACCCATGGATTCAATCCGTTATTATAAGTCTTTCCTGCGAACCGGATTTATGTCAATGGATCCGTTGAACGGGCACGTGAAGGCTTATGTGGGCGGACCGAATTATGTATATTTCCAATATGATATGGCAATGGTAGGTCGCCGTCAGGTCGGTTCTACTATCAAACCATATTTGTATACGCTTGCCATGGAAAATAATTTTTCTCCTTGTGATCAGGTACGTCATGTAGAGCAGACATTGATTACGGAAACAGGAGAACCGTGGTCGCCGCGTAACGCTAATAAAAAACGTTATGGTGAAATGGTAACTTTGAAATGGGGATTGGCCAATTCGGACAATTGGATTTCGGCTTATTTGATGGGGAAATTGAATCCGTATGAACTGGTTCGGTTGATTCATAGTTTCGGAGTACGTAATAAGGCCATTGATCCGGTGGTTTCACTCTGTCTGGGTCCTTGTGAGATTTCCGTCGGTGAAATGGTAAGTGCATATACAGCCTTTGCCAACAAAGGTATCAGGGTGGCTCCTTTATTCGTTACCCGCATCGAAGATAATGAGGGTAATGTGATTTCTACATTTGCTCCACAAATGGAGGAGGTGATCAGTGTTTCCAGTGTATATAAAATGCTCGTGATGCTTCGTGCGGTTATCAACGAAGGAACGGGAGCACGGGTGCGCCGCTATGGTATCACGGCTGATATGGGTGGTAAGACAGGTACGACAAACGATAACTCGGATAGCTGGTTTATGGGCTTCACGCCTTCATTGGTGTCCGGCTGTTGGGTAGGAGGTGATGAACGTGATATCCACTTCGGTTCGATGACTTATGGACAGGGCGCTGCTGCTGCATTGCCTATCTGGGCGAAATATATGAAAAAAGTATATGATGACCCGACTTTAGGATATGATCAGCAGGAGAAGTTCAAACTCCCTGAGGGATTTGATCCTTGTGCCGGTTCGGAAGCGTCGGACGGTGAAGTCTTTGAAGAAACCGGATTGGACGATCTGTTTAATTAA
- a CDS encoding 2-amino-4-hydroxy-6-hydroxymethyldihydropteridine diphosphokinase gives MHKCIICIGSNYNRKENLLLARKRLADLFPSIRFTTERETQPLFFRSPALFSNQVALFFSEAEEEKVKKELKAIEKCAGRRPEDKKEEKVCLDIDLLSFDDRVLKPEDLKREYIVKGLEELK, from the coding sequence ATGCACAAGTGTATTATTTGCATTGGAAGTAACTACAACCGGAAGGAGAATCTGCTTTTAGCACGAAAGAGATTAGCGGATTTGTTTCCTTCCATTCGCTTCACGACCGAACGGGAAACACAACCTTTGTTTTTCCGGAGTCCGGCGTTGTTCTCCAATCAAGTGGCACTGTTTTTCTCCGAAGCGGAAGAAGAAAAAGTGAAGAAGGAATTGAAAGCTATCGAGAAATGTGCCGGTCGTCGTCCGGAAGATAAGAAAGAAGAAAAAGTTTGTCTGGATATTGATTTACTCTCTTTTGACGACCGGGTGTTGAAGCCGGAGGATCTGAAAAGGGAGTACATCGTGAAAGGATTAGAAGAATTAAAATAA
- the kdsB gene encoding 3-deoxy-manno-octulosonate cytidylyltransferase, whose amino-acid sequence MKFLGIIPARYASTRFPAKPLAILGGKTVIQRVYEQVAGVLDDAYVATDDERIEAAVKAFGGKVVMTSVDHKSGTDRCYEACTKIGGDFDVVVNIQGDEPFIQPSQLNAVKACFEDPTTQIATLVKPFTADEPFAVLENVNSPKVVVNKNWNALYFSRSIIPYQRNTEKQDWLKGHTYYKHIGLYAYRTDVLKEITALPQSSLELAESLEQLRWLENGYKIKVGISEVETIGIDTPQDLERAEEFLKSRS is encoded by the coding sequence ATGAAATTTCTGGGAATTATACCTGCCCGTTATGCATCCACTCGTTTCCCTGCGAAACCATTGGCTATCTTGGGCGGAAAAACAGTGATACAACGTGTGTATGAACAGGTAGCAGGGGTACTTGACGATGCCTATGTTGCTACGGACGATGAGCGGATCGAAGCTGCAGTGAAAGCATTTGGAGGGAAAGTGGTAATGACGTCTGTTGATCATAAAAGTGGTACGGACCGTTGTTACGAAGCTTGTACTAAGATCGGAGGTGATTTTGATGTTGTTGTCAATATACAAGGTGATGAGCCTTTTATCCAGCCTTCACAACTTAATGCTGTAAAAGCTTGTTTTGAAGACCCGACTACACAGATTGCCACATTGGTAAAACCTTTCACTGCCGATGAACCGTTTGCCGTTTTGGAAAATGTGAACTCTCCGAAAGTGGTGGTTAACAAGAATTGGAATGCATTGTACTTCAGCCGTTCCATTATTCCTTATCAGCGTAATACTGAAAAGCAGGACTGGCTGAAAGGGCATACTTACTATAAGCATATTGGTCTGTACGCTTACCGCACGGACGTATTGAAGGAAATAACTGCCTTGCCGCAATCTTCTTTGGAACTGGCTGAGTCTCTGGAACAACTTCGCTGGTTGGAAAACGGATATAAAATTAAAGTAGGTATTAGCGAAGTGGAAACTATTGGTATTGATACACCGCAGGATTTAGAACGTGCAGAAGAATTTTTGAAGAGTAGGTCATAA
- a CDS encoding M16 family metallopeptidase encodes MNRKIQPEIQTLKDFRILPPVRTTLPNGIPLTVINAGEQDVVRMDILFGGGRWQQSQKLQALFTNRMLREGTKKYTAATIAGKLDYYGSWLELSSSSDYAYITVYSLNKYVAETLEVVESMIKEPLFPEKELHTILDTNIQQYLVNTSKVDFLAHRSLLQSLYGEQHPCGKIVVEEDYHAITPEVLRNFYERYYHSGNCSIFLSGKVTEDIIRRVKDAFGSPFGQYQLQTSKLNFPYIAVPEKRIFTEREDAMQSAVKMGYTTITREHPDYLKLRVLMTVFGGYFGSRLMSNIREEKGYTYGISAGIMFYPDSGLLIVSTETDNEYVEPLIQEVYHEIDRLHQEVVPVEELSMVRNYMLGEMCRSYESAFSLSDAWIFIATSGLGDDYFSRSLQAVQEVTPAELQDLAQRYLCKEKLKEVIAGKKIS; translated from the coding sequence ATGAATCGTAAGATACAACCCGAAATACAAACCCTGAAAGATTTTCGTATTCTTCCTCCTGTCCGGACTACGTTACCTAATGGTATTCCGTTGACTGTAATCAATGCCGGTGAGCAGGATGTGGTACGCATGGATATACTTTTCGGTGGGGGACGTTGGCAACAGTCGCAGAAATTGCAGGCATTGTTTACTAACCGGATGCTGCGTGAAGGCACAAAGAAATATACGGCTGCCACAATTGCCGGAAAACTGGACTATTATGGTTCATGGCTGGAATTATCCAGTTCTTCGGACTATGCTTACATTACTGTTTATTCATTGAATAAATATGTGGCGGAAACGTTGGAAGTGGTGGAGTCGATGATTAAAGAGCCGTTGTTTCCGGAAAAGGAGTTGCATACGATTTTGGATACTAATATCCAACAATATCTGGTCAATACCTCCAAGGTGGATTTTCTGGCACATCGTAGTTTGTTACAGTCTCTTTACGGAGAACAACATCCATGTGGGAAGATTGTCGTGGAGGAGGATTATCATGCTATCACTCCCGAAGTTCTTCGTAATTTTTATGAACGGTATTATCATTCGGGCAATTGCTCTATTTTTCTTTCCGGCAAGGTGACGGAAGATATTATTCGACGGGTGAAGGATGCGTTCGGCTCTCCATTCGGGCAATATCAGTTGCAGACATCGAAATTAAATTTCCCTTATATTGCCGTGCCAGAGAAACGGATTTTTACGGAACGGGAAGATGCGATGCAAAGTGCCGTAAAAATGGGATATACTACTATCACCCGTGAGCATCCCGATTATCTGAAGTTACGGGTATTGATGACTGTATTCGGAGGTTACTTCGGTAGTCGCCTGATGTCTAATATCCGGGAAGAGAAAGGATATACTTATGGTATTTCGGCAGGAATTATGTTCTATCCGGATAGTGGTTTACTGATTGTTTCGACGGAAACGGATAATGAATACGTAGAACCGTTGATTCAGGAAGTGTATCATGAGATCGATCGTTTACATCAGGAGGTTGTGCCCGTAGAGGAACTGTCTATGGTGCGCAATTATATGCTTGGCGAAATGTGCAGGAGCTACGAATCGGCTTTTTCACTGTCGGATGCATGGATTTTTATAGCTACTTCCGGCTTGGGAGACGACTATTTTTCACGTTCTTTGCAAGCTGTACAGGAGGTTACGCCTGCCGAATTACAAGATTTGGCGCAGCGTTATTTGTGCAAAGAGAAATTAAAAGAGGTCATAGCAGGTAAAAAGATATCATAA